From one Bordetella genomosp. 9 genomic stretch:
- a CDS encoding ABC transporter substrate-binding protein, which produces MKSRMHAVAAAIALIGAPAAWAGEPEARKWIDSEFQPSTLSKDQQMAEMKWFIDAAAKLKAKGVNEVNVVSETITTHEYESKTLARAFAEITGIKVNHDIIQEGDVVEKLQTSMQSGKSIYDGWISDSDLIGTHYRYGAILPLTDYMNGAGKEYTNPGLDLKDFIGTRFTTAPDGKLYQLPDQQFANLYWFRADWFARKDLQDKFKAKYGYDLGVPTNWSAYEDIADFFTNDVKDLDGKRVYGHMDYGKKDPSLGWRFTDAWLSMAGTADKGLPNGMPVDEWGIRVADDKCTPVGASVERGGAANSPAAVYALTKYVDWMKKYAPQQAMGMTFSESGPVPAQGQIAQQIFWYTAFTADMTKKGLPVVNADGTPKWRMAPSPYGPYWKEGMQNGYQDVGSWTFFKSTDPNRMAAAWLYAQFVTSKSVSLKKSITGLTFIRDSDIHSDFFTRNADNYGGLIEFYRSPARVAWTPTGTNVPDYPKLAQLWWNNIATAVTGEKTPQQAMDSLANEMDQVMARLQRAGMAQCAPKLNPRSDPSKWLSDEHAPWKKLANEKPKGETIAYDKLLQAWKEGKVR; this is translated from the coding sequence ATGAAATCGCGCATGCATGCCGTGGCAGCCGCCATCGCCCTGATCGGAGCGCCCGCCGCCTGGGCCGGCGAACCGGAGGCGCGGAAGTGGATAGACTCGGAGTTCCAGCCCTCGACGCTGTCCAAGGACCAGCAGATGGCGGAGATGAAATGGTTCATCGATGCGGCGGCCAAGCTGAAGGCCAAGGGCGTCAACGAAGTGAACGTGGTGTCGGAAACCATCACCACCCATGAATACGAATCCAAGACGCTGGCGCGCGCGTTCGCGGAGATCACCGGCATCAAGGTCAACCACGACATCATCCAGGAAGGCGATGTGGTGGAGAAGCTGCAGACGTCGATGCAGTCGGGCAAGTCGATCTACGACGGCTGGATTTCCGATTCCGACCTGATCGGCACGCACTACCGTTACGGCGCCATCCTGCCGCTGACGGATTACATGAACGGCGCCGGCAAGGAATACACCAATCCCGGCCTGGACCTGAAGGATTTCATCGGCACGCGCTTCACCACCGCGCCGGATGGCAAGCTGTACCAGCTGCCCGACCAGCAGTTCGCCAACCTGTACTGGTTCCGCGCCGACTGGTTCGCCCGCAAGGACCTGCAGGACAAGTTCAAGGCCAAGTACGGCTACGACCTGGGCGTGCCCACCAATTGGTCGGCCTACGAGGACATCGCGGATTTCTTCACCAACGACGTCAAGGACCTGGACGGCAAGCGCGTCTATGGCCACATGGACTACGGCAAGAAGGACCCGTCGCTGGGCTGGCGCTTCACCGACGCCTGGCTGTCGATGGCCGGCACGGCGGACAAGGGCCTGCCCAACGGCATGCCGGTGGACGAATGGGGCATACGCGTGGCGGACGACAAGTGCACGCCCGTGGGCGCGTCGGTGGAACGCGGCGGCGCCGCCAACAGTCCCGCCGCGGTATACGCCCTGACCAAGTACGTGGACTGGATGAAGAAGTACGCGCCGCAGCAGGCGATGGGCATGACGTTTTCCGAATCCGGGCCGGTGCCGGCGCAGGGCCAGATCGCGCAGCAGATCTTCTGGTACACGGCGTTCACGGCGGACATGACCAAGAAGGGCCTGCCCGTGGTGAATGCCGACGGCACGCCGAAATGGCGGATGGCGCCTTCGCCGTATGGGCCGTACTGGAAGGAGGGCATGCAGAACGGCTATCAGGACGTGGGTTCATGGACATTCTTCAAGTCCACCGATCCCAATCGCATGGCGGCCGCCTGGCTGTACGCACAGTTCGTCACGTCCAAGAGCGTGTCGCTGAAGAAGTCCATCACCGGCCTGACCTTCATCCGCGACAGCGACATCCATAGCGACTTCTTTACCAGGAACGCCGACAACTATGGCGGCCTGATCGAGTTCTACCGCAGTCCTGCCCGCGTTGCCTGGACGCCGACCGGCACCAACGTGCCCGACTACCCCAAGCTGGCGCAGCTGTGGTGGAACAACATCGCCACCGCCGTAACGGGCGAAAAGACCCCGCAGCAGGCCATGGACAGCCTGGCCAACGAGATGGACCAGGTCATGGCGCGGCTGCAGCGCGCCGGCATGGCGCAGTGCGCGCCCAAGCTGAATCCGCGCAGCGACCCGTCCAAGTGGCTGTCGGACGAGCACGCCCCGTGGAAGAAGCTGGCCAACGAAAAGCCCAAGGGCGAAACCATCGCCTATGACAAGCTGCTGCAGGCCTGGAAGGAGGGCAAGGTGCGCTAG
- a CDS encoding molybdopterin-dependent oxidoreductase, with protein MEKRGYCTLCRSRCGTRNIVQDDALVRVVPDTDHPTGQSMCMKGRAAPELLHSPHRLLYPMRRTRPKDGGDPGWQRISWEEALRETAARLDAVRRENGAEAVAFGVTTPSGTPLSDSIDWIERFVRGFGSPNICYATEICNWHKDYAHAFTYGCGMPTADYSNSALIMLWGHNPANTWLAQAHAVGLGRAAGARLLVVDPRRTALAAQADAWLQVRPGTDAALALGLARLLIETGGYDAAFVRDWTNAPLLVRDDTGMFLRASEVAEVDMDAYERSFPAPGSADTAAVYAAWDGVSGAAVAYDTRRTAAAQGGDRYALRGACDIRLRQGGLVRCRPVFDLLAAQCAAYTPDHVAGITGVPPEQLRSAARLIAEAPSVAYHAWTGIGQQGNATQTERAIAVLYALTGSFDAPGGNRIYPRQPVVAVNGMDLIAPEQRAKALGLAERPLGPPAQGWITARDLYGAILHGTPYRVRAMVAFGTNPLVSQADVDMGQAALGALEFHVHCDLFETPSARYADILLPINTPWEREGLRVGFEITARAQELVQLRPRMVSPRGESRSDNDIVFDLACRLGMSELFFDGSLERGWNHMLAPLGITVADLRGAEGGMRMPLTHRDRKYAAPDNDTGAHGNPAAPPGRATGLVAGFATETRRVELYSERLLRHGYAPLPFHRAPPDAPHGGDDYPVALTSAKSGYYCHSQHRALPSLRKRDPLPRIGLHPALAARHEIADGDWVRVRTRTGQARFVARMQADLPEDVAVADYGWWQACPELGRDGFPVQGQGNSNYNALISADMADPVSGSVPMRACACAIERDPASDPARRAWTGFRPFRVAALTPRANDVLEIAFAPVDDQGLPDPEPGQHITLRVAAQAQGDAEDAHGPITRAYSLIDPASNAGRGRYTIAVRRQQGSTDEGQPWQGRMSGHLHTRLHVGDVVGLGAPGGSFIVPMRSPQPVVLFAGGIGITPFLAYLESLAALPDAQRACMPEVWLHYANRTPHSAAYAGRLAELASRLPRLAVHRYYSGAQDTPGAAGRHATAAAVPDALIRARARFYLCGPAAMMRAITEGLAARGVPAFDIFSETFRSPAPVDVDPSRRYAVRFARSRAEAAWSARDGALLSFAENLGLALPSGCRVGQCESCAVRIVRGQVRHLHGAEPEDPDVCLACQAVPVTDLVLDA; from the coding sequence ATGGAGAAACGCGGCTATTGCACGCTCTGCCGCTCGCGCTGCGGCACCCGCAACATCGTCCAGGACGATGCGCTGGTGCGCGTGGTGCCCGACACCGACCACCCCACCGGCCAGTCGATGTGCATGAAGGGCCGCGCCGCGCCCGAGTTGCTGCACAGCCCGCATCGCCTGCTCTACCCGATGCGCCGCACCCGCCCCAAGGATGGCGGCGACCCCGGCTGGCAACGCATAAGCTGGGAAGAAGCCTTGCGGGAGACCGCCGCCCGGCTCGATGCCGTCCGGCGCGAGAACGGCGCGGAAGCCGTGGCCTTCGGTGTGACCACGCCCAGCGGCACGCCGCTGTCGGACAGCATCGACTGGATCGAGCGCTTCGTGCGCGGCTTTGGCAGCCCCAACATCTGCTACGCCACTGAAATCTGCAATTGGCACAAGGACTACGCGCACGCCTTCACCTACGGCTGCGGCATGCCGACGGCCGACTATTCCAACAGCGCGCTCATCATGTTGTGGGGGCACAACCCCGCCAATACCTGGCTGGCGCAGGCCCATGCCGTGGGGCTCGGCCGCGCCGCCGGTGCCCGGCTGCTGGTCGTCGACCCGCGACGCACGGCGCTGGCGGCGCAGGCGGACGCCTGGCTGCAGGTGCGGCCCGGCACGGATGCCGCGCTGGCCCTGGGCCTGGCGCGTCTGCTGATCGAGACGGGCGGCTACGACGCGGCCTTCGTGCGCGACTGGACCAACGCTCCGCTGCTGGTGCGGGACGATACGGGCATGTTCCTGCGCGCAAGCGAGGTCGCCGAGGTGGACATGGATGCGTATGAGCGGTCATTTCCAGCACCCGGCAGCGCGGATACGGCCGCCGTCTACGCCGCCTGGGACGGCGTATCGGGCGCCGCCGTCGCCTATGACACCCGTCGCACCGCCGCTGCGCAAGGCGGCGACCGCTACGCGCTGCGCGGCGCCTGCGACATCCGGCTGCGCCAGGGAGGCCTTGTCCGTTGCCGTCCCGTATTCGACCTGCTGGCAGCGCAGTGCGCGGCCTATACGCCCGACCACGTCGCCGGGATCACCGGTGTGCCGCCGGAACAACTACGGTCCGCCGCGCGGCTCATCGCCGAAGCGCCCAGCGTGGCCTACCACGCCTGGACCGGCATCGGCCAGCAGGGTAACGCCACGCAGACCGAGCGCGCCATCGCCGTGCTGTATGCCCTGACCGGCAGCTTCGACGCCCCAGGCGGCAACCGCATCTATCCCCGGCAACCGGTAGTCGCCGTCAACGGCATGGACCTGATCGCGCCGGAACAGCGTGCCAAGGCGCTGGGACTGGCGGAACGCCCGCTGGGACCGCCGGCCCAGGGCTGGATCACCGCGCGCGACCTGTATGGCGCCATCCTCCACGGCACGCCCTACCGGGTGCGCGCCATGGTCGCCTTCGGCACCAATCCCCTCGTGTCCCAAGCGGACGTGGACATGGGACAGGCCGCCTTGGGCGCGTTGGAATTCCACGTGCATTGCGACCTCTTCGAGACGCCGTCGGCGCGCTACGCCGACATCCTGCTGCCGATCAATACGCCATGGGAGCGCGAAGGCCTGCGCGTGGGATTCGAGATCACGGCACGGGCGCAGGAGCTGGTCCAGCTGCGGCCACGCATGGTTTCGCCGCGCGGCGAATCGCGTTCCGACAACGACATCGTCTTCGACCTCGCATGCCGGCTGGGCATGTCCGAGCTGTTCTTCGACGGCAGCCTCGAACGGGGCTGGAACCATATGCTGGCCCCGCTGGGCATTACGGTGGCCGACCTGCGCGGCGCCGAAGGCGGGATGCGCATGCCGCTCACGCACCGGGACCGCAAGTATGCCGCCCCGGACAACGATACAGGCGCGCATGGGAACCCCGCCGCGCCGCCCGGCCGCGCGACCGGGCTGGTCGCGGGTTTCGCCACCGAGACGCGGCGCGTCGAGCTCTATTCGGAACGCCTGCTGCGCCATGGCTATGCGCCGCTGCCGTTCCACCGCGCACCGCCGGACGCCCCGCATGGCGGCGATGATTATCCTGTCGCGCTGACCAGCGCCAAGAGCGGCTATTACTGCCATAGCCAGCACCGCGCGCTGCCATCCCTGCGCAAGCGCGATCCGTTACCGCGCATCGGCCTGCATCCCGCGCTGGCCGCCCGCCACGAGATCGCCGACGGGGATTGGGTCCGTGTCCGCACGCGCACCGGCCAGGCGCGCTTCGTCGCGCGCATGCAGGCGGACCTGCCGGAAGACGTCGCCGTCGCCGACTACGGGTGGTGGCAGGCCTGCCCGGAGCTGGGCCGCGACGGCTTCCCTGTCCAAGGCCAGGGCAACAGCAACTACAACGCGCTGATCTCCGCCGACATGGCCGATCCGGTCAGCGGCTCGGTGCCGATGCGCGCCTGTGCCTGCGCCATCGAGCGGGATCCTGCCAGCGATCCCGCGCGCCGTGCGTGGACCGGCTTCCGGCCATTCCGGGTCGCCGCCCTGACGCCCCGCGCGAACGACGTACTGGAGATCGCCTTCGCGCCGGTGGACGACCAGGGTTTGCCCGATCCCGAACCCGGGCAGCACATCACCCTGCGCGTGGCCGCCCAGGCGCAGGGCGACGCGGAAGACGCCCACGGGCCGATCACGCGGGCCTACTCGCTGATCGACCCCGCCTCGAATGCCGGACGCGGCCGCTACACCATCGCGGTACGCCGGCAGCAAGGCAGCACGGACGAAGGCCAGCCGTGGCAGGGCCGGATGTCCGGCCACCTGCACACCCGCCTGCACGTCGGCGACGTCGTCGGTCTGGGCGCCCCGGGGGGCAGCTTCATCGTGCCCATGCGGTCGCCGCAGCCGGTGGTGCTATTCGCGGGCGGCATCGGCATCACGCCCTTCCTGGCCTACCTGGAATCGCTGGCCGCTCTACCCGACGCGCAACGCGCGTGCATGCCAGAGGTATGGCTGCATTACGCGAACCGGACGCCGCACAGCGCCGCCTATGCCGGCCGCCTTGCCGAACTGGCGTCGCGGCTGCCGCGGCTTGCCGTTCATCGCTACTACAGCGGCGCCCAGGACACCCCCGGCGCCGCCGGCCGCCACGCGACCGCCGCCGCGGTGCCGGATGCATTGATCCGGGCGCGCGCCCGCTTCTACCTGTGCGGACCCGCGGCCATGATGCGCGCGATCACCGAGGGCCTGGCGGCGCGCGGCGTGCCAGCCTTCGATATCTTCAGCGAAACTTTCCGTTCGCCGGCGCCCGTCGACGTGGATCCGTCGCGCCGATATGCGGTGCGCTTCGCGCGTTCCCGGGCCGAGGCCGCATGGTCGGCGCGCGACGGCGCCTTGTTGTCCTTCGCCGAGAACCTCGGACTCGCCTTGCCCAGCGGCTGCCGGGTCGGCCAGTGCGAGAGCTGCGCGGTGCGCATCGTGCGCGGCCAGGTACGCCACCTGCACGGCGCGGAACCGGAGGATCCGGATGTATGCCTTGCCTGCCAGGCCGTCCCCGTGACGGACCTGGTCCTGGACGCCTGA
- a CDS encoding carbohydrate ABC transporter permease: MRERPIVWRSVFLILYLLFAILPLYWMLNMSFKDNSEIVGALTLWPRDFTLKHYQTIFTDPAWYSGYINSLIYVAINTVISLAVALPAAYAFSRYSFIGDKHVFFWLLTNRMTPPAVFLLPFFQLYTSLGLMDTHLAVALAHLVFNVPLAVWILEGFMSGVPREIDETAYVDGYSFPRFFLTIFLPLIKAGVGVTAFFCFMFSWVELLLARTLTSVNAKPIVATMTRTVSAAGMDWGVLAAAGVLTIVPGGIVIWFVRRYIAKGFAMGRV, translated from the coding sequence ATGCGTGAACGGCCCATCGTCTGGCGCAGCGTCTTCCTGATCCTGTACCTGCTGTTCGCCATCCTGCCGCTGTACTGGATGCTGAACATGTCGTTCAAGGACAATAGCGAAATCGTCGGGGCGCTGACGCTGTGGCCGCGCGACTTCACCCTGAAGCACTACCAGACCATCTTCACCGACCCGGCCTGGTATTCGGGCTATATCAATTCGCTCATCTACGTCGCGATCAATACGGTGATCTCGCTGGCGGTGGCGCTGCCGGCCGCCTACGCGTTCTCGCGCTACAGCTTCATCGGCGACAAGCACGTGTTCTTCTGGCTGCTGACCAACCGGATGACGCCGCCGGCGGTGTTCCTGCTGCCGTTCTTCCAGCTGTACACGTCGCTGGGACTGATGGACACGCACCTTGCCGTGGCGCTGGCGCACCTGGTGTTCAACGTGCCCCTGGCGGTCTGGATACTGGAAGGCTTCATGTCCGGCGTGCCGCGCGAGATCGACGAAACCGCCTATGTGGACGGCTATTCCTTTCCCAGGTTCTTCCTGACGATCTTCCTGCCGCTGATCAAGGCCGGGGTCGGGGTGACCGCGTTCTTCTGCTTCATGTTCAGCTGGGTCGAGCTGCTGCTGGCACGCACGCTGACCTCGGTCAACGCCAAGCCCATCGTCGCCACCATGACCCGCACCGTGTCCGCCGCCGGCATGGACTGGGGCGTGCTGGCCGCCGCCGGCGTGCTGACCATCGTGCCCGGCGGCATCGTGATCTGGTTCGTGCGCCGCTACATCGCGAAGGGCTTCGCGATGGGCCGGGTGTAG
- a CDS encoding DUF2160 domain-containing protein, giving the protein MFDWMVWTTPVAVFFGCVVLMLAGMTVWELRSPTRLRKGFLPIATTRGDRLFIGLMCAAWVNLAFVGLGERFTAWFALDEPPSVWIGFVISMLVLALVLRKG; this is encoded by the coding sequence ATGTTCGACTGGATGGTATGGACCACGCCCGTCGCCGTGTTCTTCGGCTGCGTCGTGCTGATGCTGGCGGGCATGACGGTGTGGGAACTGCGCTCGCCGACGCGCCTGCGCAAGGGCTTCCTGCCCATCGCGACGACGCGGGGCGATCGCCTGTTCATCGGGCTGATGTGCGCGGCCTGGGTGAACCTGGCCTTCGTCGGGTTGGGCGAACGTTTTACCGCATGGTTCGCGCTGGACGAGCCGCCGTCGGTATGGATCGGCTTCGTCATCTCCATGCTGGTGCTGGCGCTGGTGTTGCGCAAGGGATAA
- a CDS encoding short-chain fatty acid transporter, translating into MKAESVIKQAPAGDSGALERMAAAVTRWSEKWFPDAYIFAVIAVVVVALGAIANGAPAKSVGLAFGDGFWTLIPFTMQMAIVAISGYVVAASPPAARLIAWLARHPRTGRGAICYVALISILASLLNWAISLIFSGLLVRALARRQELRMDYRAAGAAAYLGMGATWALGLSSSAAQLQANPASLPPALLKITGVIPFTETIFLWQSFAIAVVLTVASMIIAFYSAPQGDKAVTAERLGVDLGASVEKVDPPARPGDWLEYSPVLTILLVALGATWIVNEFATKDAILAISNLNTYNFVFLMLGMLLHWRPRSFLNAITKSVPSVGGVLIQFPLYGGVAYILTKAAGADGQTLAHMLSAFFVSVSSHASFPALMGVYSAVLGFFVPSGGGKWIIEAPYVMQAANDLHVHLGWAVTVYNAAEALPNLINPFWMLPLLGVLGVRARDVVGFTFTQLIVHTPIVLIMLWALAATLEYKPPVMP; encoded by the coding sequence ATGAAAGCAGAATCCGTCATCAAACAAGCGCCCGCCGGCGACAGCGGCGCGCTGGAACGCATGGCCGCGGCGGTCACGCGCTGGTCCGAGAAATGGTTTCCGGACGCCTATATCTTCGCGGTCATCGCCGTGGTGGTGGTCGCACTGGGCGCCATCGCCAACGGGGCGCCGGCCAAGAGCGTCGGCCTGGCCTTCGGCGATGGCTTCTGGACGCTGATTCCGTTCACGATGCAAATGGCGATCGTGGCCATTTCCGGCTACGTCGTGGCGGCCTCGCCGCCCGCCGCCCGGCTGATCGCGTGGCTGGCGCGCCATCCCCGCACGGGACGCGGCGCGATCTGCTACGTGGCGCTGATCAGCATCCTGGCATCGCTGCTGAATTGGGCCATCAGCCTGATCTTCAGCGGCCTGCTGGTACGCGCGCTGGCGCGCCGCCAGGAACTGCGGATGGATTACCGCGCGGCCGGCGCGGCTGCCTACCTGGGCATGGGCGCGACCTGGGCGCTGGGCTTGAGCTCCTCGGCGGCGCAGCTGCAGGCCAATCCCGCCAGCCTGCCGCCCGCGCTGCTGAAGATCACCGGCGTCATCCCGTTCACGGAAACGATCTTCCTGTGGCAATCCTTCGCGATCGCGGTCGTCCTGACCGTCGCGTCGATGATCATCGCCTTTTACTCCGCGCCGCAGGGCGACAAGGCCGTGACGGCCGAGCGGCTGGGCGTGGACCTGGGCGCCAGCGTGGAAAAGGTCGATCCGCCAGCGCGTCCCGGCGACTGGCTGGAATACAGCCCGGTGCTGACCATCCTGCTGGTCGCCCTGGGCGCGACCTGGATCGTCAACGAATTCGCCACCAAGGATGCCATCCTGGCGATCTCCAACCTGAACACCTACAACTTCGTGTTCCTGATGCTCGGCATGCTGCTGCACTGGCGTCCGCGCAGTTTCCTGAACGCGATCACCAAGTCGGTGCCGTCCGTCGGCGGCGTCCTGATCCAGTTCCCGCTATACGGCGGCGTTGCCTACATCCTGACCAAGGCGGCGGGCGCCGACGGCCAGACCCTGGCCCATATGCTGTCGGCCTTCTTCGTATCGGTGTCGTCGCACGCATCGTTCCCCGCCCTGATGGGGGTTTATTCGGCGGTACTGGGCTTCTTCGTGCCATCCGGCGGCGGCAAGTGGATCATCGAAGCCCCCTATGTCATGCAGGCCGCCAACGACCTGCACGTGCACCTGGGCTGGGCCGTGACCGTCTACAACGCGGCCGAGGCCCTGCCCAACCTGATCAACCCGTTCTGGATGCTGCCGCTGCTGGGCGTGCTGGGCGTGCGGGCGCGCGACGTGGTCGGCTTCACCTTCACGCAACTGATCGTGCACACGCCCATCGTGCTGATCATGCTTTGGGCGCTGGCCGCGACGCTGGAATACAAGCCGCCGGTCATGCCCTGA
- a CDS encoding carbohydrate ABC transporter permease, producing MKPVNHKAWLLVLPVVVCVAFSAILPLMTIVNYSVQDIISPDRRVFVGTEWFASVLQDPELHKALWRQIGFSFAVLAVEIPLGILLALCMPARGWQASAVLVIVALSLLIPWNVVGTIWQVFGRTDIGLLGATLSWLGVDYNYTGDDVDAWITVLIMDVWHWTPLVALLCYAGLRAIPPAYYQAARIDGASRMAVFRYIELPKMRGVLMIAVLLRFMDSFMIYTEPFVLTGGGPGNATTFLSQYLTQKAVGQFDLGPAAAFSIVYFLIILLLCFILYNWIQRAGTSGALDEETGHA from the coding sequence ATGAAACCGGTCAACCATAAGGCCTGGCTGCTGGTGTTGCCGGTGGTGGTGTGCGTGGCCTTTTCCGCCATCCTGCCCTTGATGACCATTGTCAACTATTCGGTGCAGGACATCATCTCGCCCGACCGCCGGGTGTTCGTCGGCACCGAATGGTTCGCCTCGGTGTTGCAGGATCCCGAACTGCACAAGGCCTTGTGGCGCCAGATCGGCTTTTCATTTGCGGTGCTGGCGGTGGAAATCCCGCTGGGAATACTGCTGGCCCTGTGCATGCCGGCGCGCGGCTGGCAGGCGTCCGCGGTGCTGGTCATCGTCGCGCTGTCGCTGCTGATCCCCTGGAACGTGGTGGGCACGATATGGCAGGTGTTCGGCCGCACGGATATCGGGCTGCTGGGCGCCACTTTGTCGTGGCTGGGCGTGGACTACAACTACACCGGCGACGACGTGGATGCCTGGATCACCGTGCTGATCATGGACGTATGGCACTGGACCCCGCTGGTCGCGTTGCTGTGCTATGCCGGCCTGCGCGCGATACCGCCGGCCTACTACCAGGCGGCGCGCATCGATGGCGCCTCGCGCATGGCGGTGTTCCGCTACATCGAGCTGCCCAAGATGCGCGGCGTGCTGATGATCGCGGTGCTGCTGCGCTTCATGGACAGCTTCATGATCTATACCGAACCCTTCGTCCTGACGGGGGGCGGGCCGGGCAACGCCACGACCTTCCTGTCGCAATACCTGACGCAGAAGGCGGTCGGCCAGTTCGACCTGGGGCCGGCGGCGGCGTTCTCCATCGTGTATTTCCTGATCATCCTGCTGCTGTGCTTCATCCTGTACAACTGGATCCAGCGGGCCGGCACGTCCGGCGCCCTGGACGAGGAGACCGGCCATGCGTGA
- a CDS encoding ABC transporter ATP-binding protein gives MASIELDLAHAYVPDPRRDEDYALLPLQYTFRDGGAYALLGPSGCGKTTLLNCISGLLRPSAGNIRFDGRDVTDQTPQQRNIAQVFQFPVVYDTMTVAENLAFPLRNRRVPEARVRDRVGRIAEMLELSAVLDRRASGLAADAKQKISLGRGLVRSDVSAILFDEPLTVIDPHLKWELRRKLKEIHQEFKLTLVYVTHDQTEALTFADQVMVMSRGKVMQVGAADDLFLRPAHAFVGHFIGSPGMNFLPACREAGGVRVGTRTLGEPPAELAATLPAILPASGAFTLGIRPEFVRPCAPDTPGALPVSVTRVQDIGTYLLLTGAYESHALRARLPLDGGAADGYGLPAAGGTAWLSILNPYSRAYPAEEPTR, from the coding sequence ATGGCGAGCATCGAACTGGATCTTGCGCACGCCTACGTGCCCGATCCGCGGCGGGACGAGGACTATGCCCTGCTGCCCTTGCAGTACACCTTTCGCGACGGCGGCGCCTACGCCTTGCTGGGACCGTCCGGCTGCGGCAAGACCACCTTGCTGAACTGCATATCCGGCCTGCTGCGCCCGTCCGCGGGCAACATCCGTTTCGACGGCCGCGACGTGACGGACCAGACGCCGCAGCAGCGCAACATCGCCCAGGTATTCCAGTTCCCGGTGGTGTACGACACCATGACGGTGGCGGAAAACCTGGCTTTCCCGCTGCGCAATCGCCGGGTGCCCGAGGCTCGCGTGCGCGATCGGGTGGGGCGGATCGCCGAAATGCTGGAGCTGTCCGCCGTGCTGGACCGGCGCGCGAGCGGGCTGGCGGCCGATGCGAAGCAGAAGATATCGCTGGGGCGCGGACTGGTGCGCAGCGACGTGTCGGCCATCCTGTTCGACGAGCCGCTGACGGTCATCGATCCGCACCTGAAATGGGAGCTGCGCCGCAAGCTCAAGGAAATCCACCAGGAATTCAAGTTGACGCTGGTCTACGTCACGCATGACCAGACCGAGGCGCTGACCTTCGCCGACCAGGTGATGGTGATGTCGCGCGGCAAGGTGATGCAGGTCGGCGCGGCCGACGATCTGTTCCTGCGCCCGGCCCATGCCTTCGTCGGGCACTTCATCGGTTCGCCCGGCATGAATTTCCTGCCGGCATGCCGGGAAGCGGGCGGCGTGCGGGTGGGGACGCGTACGCTGGGCGAGCCTCCCGCGGAGCTGGCCGCCACGTTGCCCGCCATACTGCCCGCGTCGGGCGCGTTCACGCTGGGCATACGGCCGGAGTTCGTGCGGCCCTGCGCGCCCGACACCCCGGGGGCCTTGCCGGTATCGGTGACCCGCGTGCAGGACATCGGCACCTATCTGCTGCTGACCGGCGCATACGAAAGCCACGCCCTGCGCGCCCGCCTGCCGCTGGACGGCGGCGCGGCGGATGGATACGGCCTGCCCGCGGCCGGGGGCACGGCGTGGCTGTCGATATTGAACCCGTACAGCCGTGCCTATCCGGCGGAGGAGCCGACGCGATGA